The Pseudomonas sp. KU26590 genomic sequence ATCATGGTCGGCCGCCGCGGCGTCACCGTAGGCTATGTGTATGCCCCGCTGGTGGAAGCCGTGGCGCCCAAAGTCATAGCGGTTGCCAGCAGTACTGCCACACAAGCTTCCGCCGACACCGCCACTGACCTGGACAACCTCGACACGGCCAGCGCCGCCAAACAAGGCGTGGACCTTGACGCCATCGACGCCAAGCCGGTGGAAGACAAACTGACCGCACAAACCACCTGCCGCACCATCACCTACGACGTGAAAGCCAAGGACAGTCAGGCCGAGAAGCAGACCGTCAAGGCCTGCCAGGCGGGTGACGGCGCCTGGGAACTGATTTGATGAACAGCGTAAGCAAACTGTTGCCACTGACCCTGTTGGCGCTGGCCGTGTGCCCGAATGCCCATGCTGCTGCCTACCGGCTGGCCTTTTCCAAAGGCGAGAACGTCGAGGTATTCGTGGACCATGCCGACAATCAGCCGTGGTGCACGAACCCGCTGGCGCTGCGTTTTGCCTTCGCAGGCAAGCCGGACAACGATGGGGTGGCGCGCCTGCTGCCCAAACTCGGCGGCCTGCTTGCCAGCCAGTGCCCGAGTGCTGCCACGGTGACCTGGAAAAGCTACAACGCCCAAGGCCAGATCGTTGCCATCGGGGTGGCTGCCAAGGCGGAGGAATGGTCCAGCCATGTCGTCGTGGCTGATATGCTGGCCGTGCCGGCAGCCAAGGTGGCCGCTTCGCCTGTCTCCGAGCCAAGCCCGGCGTCCGTGCCGCCCGTTCCTGCACCCGTTGCAGCTGCGGCCCCAGTCCCGCCGCCTGCTCCTGCGCCGGTTGCGGCTGCAGATCCAGTGCCACCACCTGCTCCTGCACCCGCTGTGGCCGCAGATCCAGTACCTGCTCCTGCTCCTGCTCCTGCTCCTGCACCCAGTCCTGCAGTTCCACAACCGGCTGAATCGGAACCGGCTCCGCAGTCCCCTGCGCCCAAAACGATTACACATGCGACGCCGGCTTTTGCGGTATCCGGCTGGACGCCGCCGGCAGAGGCCGACGCGATCAAGGCCGCCACTTTTTTCCTGGAACTCAAAGATCAGAACGGGTGCCTGTTTCGTACCACCTACAAGCCAGACGGTGACACCCGCTTCGTGAGTGCAAAATCCACCGGTGTCACCTGCGGTTCCGATGGCTACGCTGCAGGGGAGGGGGCAGTGGTGGTGCTACGGGCAGACGGGGTGAAGCTGAAGGAATATGAAGGCAGTTTTCATCAAGGCATCCCGTTCAACAAACAAGCGCCGCAGCTTCCTATCGTAGGCTTTGATAACCAGAAAAACGCCCTGATGCTGCTCACCAGTGACCCGGCCAGTGGCATACATTATCTGCTGCGAGCGTCTTACAGCTGGAGTGGCTATTGGGACACACGCAGTCCGGCGCTGGTAGCTGTGACCGAAAACCAGGAGCTTTTCCGCCAGCTTGAAACCATTAAAACCACGGTATTCACCGCTCTGAGTGCTCTGGACCAAGCCCAGCCAAAAACCCCGAACGTCAGCTTCATTGCCGTTCGAGATGTACCACAGGGCCTGTTGAAGAATGACCGCGACAGCTGGCTGTATGAATCCAGCATCAACCGGAACTGGAGCACCAAAAGCTGGCAGTTCAACCCGCAAAACGCCAACAACTACCTGTTTATGCATGAAGCGCAGGTCGCCGAGCAAAAGCGTGCTGCCGACCGTCAGCGCCAGTACGAAGAACAGAGAAAACTTGAGCAGGCCGGCTACCAGGCTCAGACCCAGCTCCAGCAGTTTGCCCAACTGAAAACCGAAAGCAGCGACGCTAAATATATCCAGTCTCGACTGCTCACCGACGTCAGCTATGCACCCACTTCCGGAGGAGGCTATGCGCGGCTGGTGGCCGGCGGCAAAGCCGCTTACAGCCAGATCGTGCACATCGTCGGCAAGACGGATGGACGCTGGGAAACCGATTATCCCTATGAGTCGCAACTGAACATTGTCAGCCCCAACCTGAAGCCTGAGAAGGGCTGGTTCCTGGCCAAAGGCGAGGTCACCGTGGATCCGGTCAAGCGAGACAGCGAAGACCTGCCGCTGACCCTTGTAGCGGTCAATTACCTGCAAGCCTGCACCGAAGACGGCTGCACGGATTTGCGTGATCCACTGAAAATCATGCGCATGCAGTTGGGTGACGACAGCTGGACGCCCGACGCGGCGCGCCAGGTATTCAAACAGGCCTGGCCTGACCGGAACATTCAGGGGGATGTGCAATGATCCAGAAAAAACTGCTTGTCCCTGCTGCGGCTGTGGCGATACTCGCTGCGGGCTACTTTGGCTTGTGTGCCTATGCCAGCAAGCAGGCACAGAACCGCCTGGATGACTTCGTGTATGACAACCATCTCAGCGGCACAGTCAGCTGGGCCTCGGTCAGCTCCTCGCCATTTGGCGGCAAGGTCGTGATCAAGGGTGTGGAGTTTGGAGAGGGGAAAGCAGGCGGTCTGCGTGCCGATAAAGTCATCGTGACCGACTTGATCAACAATGACAGCCGCTCCCGTGTGCGCATCGAAGCCAGCGGCATACAGGCGTCCAACAGCTCGCTGCAAAGCCTGCAGGACCTGGGCGCAATGGCCGGCTTGACAGGGATGGGCGGTGGCTCAAGGGGCATGAATAATTTTGGCCCGTTATTAAGCAGCGGTCGCAACGAGCTCAAACCATTCGACCTCATGCTGTTTCTGGACCTGAATGACGACGCCACCCGCGCCACGGGTGAGACCCTTTTGGACATGCCAGACCTGTTCACCTTTAGCGCCAGCTATCGCATGGATAACGTCAAGGACCTTCACCGTACGATCAACGACTTGCAGCGCGGCGGTGAAATGGCCGTCTATGGGTTGCTCGGCGGTGCAGCACAAGGCATGCAAGCTGCATTCGCTCGAGCCGAGTTGAGCGAATTGAACGTCAGTTTCAAGGACAAGGGCATGGTCAAACGTAGCGCATTGCTCGAACAACGCTACGCCACGCCCTTGGACCCGACTGCCGGCAGCGCCGACAAACAGCGCCAGGCCTGGTTCGAAAAGAGCCTGGGTAGCTGGCAGAAAAACTGTGAAAGCGGAATGCGCGCAAAGGCCCCGATGCTCAGCGATGGCTGCGAGCTGATGGTTAAGCTGTTCAAAGGCAAAAACGACGGTATCCAACTGAGCATCGACCCCAAAGACCCGGTCCGGGTCATGGACCTGATGAGCCTGTTCGGCGGCAGCAATAGCAGGCAGCTGATGGAACGGTTGAATCCGGAGGTGAGCTCATTGTAGGTTCGGCGGGACTGACACTATTTTATTTAGTCAGGATGAGCAGGCGTACTCCGCCCACTTCCCGAAACTTGTTAAAAACTTGGGTGCCGGGCCAAATGGGACAGCAAACAGAAGAGCTGATCGACGTACTTGAGCAACTGATCGAGCTACTTGAAAGCGACGGAGATATGCATTGGAGCCGGTGGATGCGGAAGGCACGAGCCATGCTCATCGACTCCGATTATTCCGGGATTGCCTACCTGCGGTCGGCCTATGGAGGCATGGGTTCGTTCAACGATCTGATGCTTGGACAGAATGTTGCCGGGGTTGGTTATTCCTGGACACCACGGCATGTGGAGATGAACGATAAACTTGAAGCGTTGCGCAACAGAGCGGCCCAGCTCGCCATTGAAATAAAGCGGTCTTTGTAGAGTCTGTTGGCAACCGTTCGACTGGGGCGAGATCAGCCTATTCGTCCCTTTTGAGTAACCGGCGCAGCATCGTTATTGCTGCTGTGGCCAACACCAGAATCATGAAAACGGTCCCGGCGACGTTCCAGCCAAAGCGGGTAGGTTCGACATCGGAGAAGATAATGTCTTTGATACGGTGGCCTTTGGGCCCTGTGAACGCCACGATTTGCCCGCTCATTAACGCCAGGTAGAGCTCGACACTCGCGCCGCAGGCGCCCACGAAACTGAATATCCCCAACAGCGCGGCATAAAAAGGCTGGCGACTTTTAGGTATCTGGTCGAATAAAGACCTGCGTGGGATGGGGGGCTTGGGGGAGACTCGGCGTTTGTGGTTTATCACTGTGGCTGCTCCGTATAATCAATCTTCACATCGTCTGGTATCTGATTCAGGATCAGGATCAGGCGCTGGCTCTGCTTTCATCATGAGTCATCGCCAGCCGGTGCCGGTTTGATCGCGGGACCGGCTGTTGAAACTATCTGACATCTCTCGCTAAGGATGTGGCGTTGAACAACTTGTTTTTGATTGGCTGTGTGATCTCGCTCACCGGGTGCGTGGGTCATTATCAGCAGCCCGCAGCGGACGCGCCCCGTGCGACTCTTGAAGCCCAAAAGGGTGATAACAATCTCATCGATGGCGGAGCCCAGTCATATTGGGCTTTTTATGACGCGCATTGCCAGGACACTGGTCAAACTGGAGCCCTTGGTACGGTGTCGCCATCCTCACCTGGAAAAAATCGATTTTTTATCCAGACCAATCGACGGATTTACCTAACCGCCCTTAGCGCTGGCGTCATTGAGCGCGAGAGCTTTGCAAAACCGATGATTCGTAGGAGTTGTCTGAGCGTCAGCAGCTTCGTCCCTGAAACTGGCGCGACGTACCAAGTCACTCATACTGCTCCTGCATGGGGTTGCTCAGTGGAGATTATCAATCTCCAGACCGGCCAAGCTCCATCGACACTGATTGTCGAACCGGTCACGAAAGAATGTGGGCTGTAAATGGTGCGTCGGGAACATATCCCGTGGGCTGTCCAGCAGATCCTGGTCGCACACCCACGCTCAGAGCGTGAGCCCTGCGTGTCTCCTATTTGACGAACCTCAGTTACACGAACCCAATCTTTACTTCCAGCGTGTGCTCTCTTGCCACAGCCTGGTCAGGCGTCATTTTCGTCTCTTTAAACTTTGCTTAAAAAAGCGCGGCGTCAGCTAATAGCCACTGCCGTCCGCCTGACGCCGAAGTCCAGGCATCAGCCAGTGACCGCCATACCCTCGCTGTGAGTGGATGTCGTCGGTGGAGACATGGATTCTTCTCCGGTCCAGCCGTGAATGGTGCAATTCAGTCACCCTAAACTTTGCAGCGTGCTCCCTGGACGACTTCCCGGCTAAAACCGGTCCTACCTCGCGCCGCGTGTCGGCTGCATCGGACTAAGTCTGTCGACAGGTCACTGGCGCAACGCACGGCGAGCATAGCGGCGCACATCGTCCAGCGCCGGCACAACGGCCAGCGCGCCAAGCACCAGCGAGAGCGGCACGGTCGCGATGTACCCGACGTGTTTAAACCCGTACGCACCGGCCACCCCACCGGCGAAAAAGCTCAAGGCCAGTACGGTCAATATCTTCAAGCGCGCGCGATTGGCCAGCACACGCGGCTGCCCGGGCGGTGTGGCGCCATTCCAGTAAAAGAATTTGCCGAGTTCAATGCCGATGTCAGTGACGATGCCGGTGATATGGGTGGTTCTGATTTCGGCCTTGGAGACCTTGGTGATGAGGGCGTTTTGCAGGCCCATGATGAAGCACAGCAGCATCACGGTGAGCGACACGATCACGCCGTCCAGCGCCGACAGCCTGGCGCCCAGCAAGCCGAAGCAGATCAGCAAAAATGCTTCCAACAGCAGCGGCAGCGCGAATGCACTGTGCAGGCGTTTGCGCCGGGAGTAATTGACCATGATGGCCGAGCAGGCGGCACCTGCCATGAAGGAGAGCAGGGCGCTGCCGCCGCGCAACGCTAGGTCGTACGCTCCCAGCACCGCGTTGTCGGCCATTGACGAGACGATGCCGGTCATGTGCGACGTGTACTGCTGAACCGCCAGAAAGCCTCCGGCGTTGATGGCCCCAGCCACAAAAGCCAGGGCGAAGCCAAGCTGCCGGTTCGCGGCGGGGGTGCGTCTTCTGCCGGTCAGGCTGCGGATGTATCTGATTGCCATCAAAGGGGCCCGTGCCTGCTGGTTTACCTGACGCCGTACTCATCCGACCTGTGCAATGACCGCCTCGATTCGCCAGTACGCAACCCGCCCGTAGTGTGCGTACAGGGCTTCTTCGCGTTCACGGTTCAACTGCTGCGTGGATTCGTAATGAGGGGATGCCCTGACGGCGGCCTGTTCGAGGTCTACCGCGACAATCTTGTCCTGCCACGACACCTCGTCGATCCACTCTGGCGCGATCAGCACCTTGTGTCCATGCCACCAATGGCTGGTATTGACCACCAGGTACTGAATCGCCCAAGTGTCTTCGTTGATCAGCACGTCATCGACGTGGCCGATTTCACCGTCTGTGGCTTTGATGTGACAGCCGATCAATGCACGGCAGCTGCGCAAGCTCTGATCATCGGTTGGCTCCTGGGTCGGTGGCGCAATCGCCCAGCTTTCGATCGACGGCTGATCTTGAGCAGCGGCCACGGCGCGCCGCTCATGTTCGGAATCCAGAACATCCCTGACCTCTTGCTTGTCGACATGGATCGGCAACCTGCGTGAGACCCAATCCGGCAGTCCGGTGGAGAACGGCGAGATCAGTACCTGACCGCCGAACAGCCAGGATCCGGTCTCGACCACCAGGTACCTGATGACCCAGGCTTCGTTGTCGAAATAGAAATCGTCCACGTCGCCGATATCACCGTCAATGGCGGCGAGGGTGAAACCTTCAAGGTCTCGCATGCTGCGTAACATAGGGCTGTCCTTTGTTGTGCCGGTCGAGTATTCGGCACAGGGGAAGGGTGCAAGCCAGCCACTCGAAATGGCCACGGACACTCTGCGCGGTGCTGCGCGGCGCGTCTGTTCGTCAGCGCACGTTGCCAGGGTGAGCCGGCGGTGCAGGCCGCACAGGCGTGCCAGCCACTGATGACTCGTGGCGACGGGTATAGCTCAGCAAGCGGTCGGACTCGGCCTTGACCACCGAATAACATTCGCAGCTCAACCGTTCCAGACGCGGGCGATCCAGGACCTTGATCTGGCCACGGCTGTATTCGATCACGCCCTGGCGCTGCAGCTTGCCCGCCGCTTCGGTGACACCTTCTCGGCGCACGCCCAGCATATTGGCCATGAGTTCCTGGGTCATGGTCAGTTGATTGCCTTGCAGCCGGTCCAGCGACAACAGCAACCAGCGGCACAACTGCTGATCGATCGAATGATGGCGATTGCACAAGCCGGTCTGTGACATTTGCGCAATCAAGGCCTGGGTGTAGCGCAGCATGAGCAGCAACAAATCGCCGTGGCGATCGAACTCTTCCTTGAGCCTATGGCCGGCCAGGCGGAAGGCGCCCCCGGCACTCTGCACCACCGCGCGACTGGACGTGCTCTCGCCACCCATGAACACCGCGATGCCGACAAGCCCCTCGTTGCCCACCACGGCGATCTCTGCCGAGGACCCGCTTTCAGTGACCTGCAGCAAGGACACGATCGAGTCGGTAGGGAAGTACACCTGACGCAGAGTGTCCCCGGGCTCATACAGCACCTCGCCCAATACCAGGTCCACCCACTCCATGTGCGGGGCCAGGCGCAAGAGTTCTTCCTCGGCGAGCGCAGCAAGCAGGTGATTGTCGACGGGCTGCGGCGCGGTGCACATGGTGGAACTCCAGAAGTAGGGACGACGAACAGAGGGTACTCCAGCGCAGCGCCGGCGCCGCGGGTCAATCATCGGCTGCCGTCGTGTATTCGATCGGCTCGTGTGCTGCTGGCTGCGCACCGCCGCACTCAATCCGTACCCAGCGCTCCACGCCATCGTCCACCAGCGCCAACGCATTGCCTTCGACCGGTGTGCCATCCAGCGTCATCGAGGTGCCGGCCGTATCGCCACGGACCACCTCGAAGTGGTACTGCGTCCCTGCAAAGCGGTAACTCAGGGTAAACCCGGGCCAGTCCGCCGGCATCAAAGGGTTTAGCTGCAGCAGGTTGCCGTTGCGTGTAAGCCCCAGCAGTGACTCGACGCCCAACCGGTACATCCAGCCAGCGGAGCCGGTGTACCACGTCCAGCCGCCACGCCCTGCATGGGGCGCAATGCCGTAGACATCGGCCGCCATCACGTAGGGCTCGACTTTGTAAGTGTCGATCCTGGCACTGTTGAGGGGGTCGGCCGGGTTGATCATGTGCAGCAGCTCCCAGGCTTTGGCCGTATCGCCCAACTGCGCAAAGGCCATCGCCGCCCAGACGGCCGCGTGGGTGTATTGCCCTCCGTTCTCGCGCACGCCTGGCACGTAGCCCTTGATGTAGCCCGGGTCTTGCAGGCCTTTGTCGAACGGAGGGTCGAGCAGCAGGACGGCGCGGATGTCCGGTTTGACCAGGTACTGATCCACCGCCTGCATCGCCAGGTGCTGGCGTTCGGGTGATCCTGCACCGGACAACACCGACCAGCTCTGGGCGATGGAATCCAGCCGACACTCATCGTTGACGGAAGAACCCAGAGGCTGTCCATCGTCAAACCAGCCACGGCGATACCACGCGCCGTCCCAGGCAGCCGCTTCCAGGCTCCCACGGAGTTC encodes the following:
- a CDS encoding DUF6966 domain-containing protein gives rise to the protein MGQQTEELIDVLEQLIELLESDGDMHWSRWMRKARAMLIDSDYSGIAYLRSAYGGMGSFNDLMLGQNVAGVGYSWTPRHVEMNDKLEALRNRAAQLAIEIKRSL
- a CDS encoding YoaK family protein yields the protein MAIRYIRSLTGRRRTPAANRQLGFALAFVAGAINAGGFLAVQQYTSHMTGIVSSMADNAVLGAYDLALRGGSALLSFMAGAACSAIMVNYSRRKRLHSAFALPLLLEAFLLICFGLLGARLSALDGVIVSLTVMLLCFIMGLQNALITKVSKAEIRTTHITGIVTDIGIELGKFFYWNGATPPGQPRVLANRARLKILTVLALSFFAGGVAGAYGFKHVGYIATVPLSLVLGALAVVPALDDVRRYARRALRQ
- a CDS encoding PRC-barrel domain-containing protein, which codes for MLRSMRDLEGFTLAAIDGDIGDVDDFYFDNEAWVIRYLVVETGSWLFGGQVLISPFSTGLPDWVSRRLPIHVDKQEVRDVLDSEHERRAVAAAQDQPSIESWAIAPPTQEPTDDQSLRSCRALIGCHIKATDGEIGHVDDVLINEDTWAIQYLVVNTSHWWHGHKVLIAPEWIDEVSWQDKIVAVDLEQAAVRASPHYESTQQLNREREEALYAHYGRVAYWRIEAVIAQVG
- a CDS encoding Crp/Fnr family transcriptional regulator, producing the protein MCTAPQPVDNHLLAALAEEELLRLAPHMEWVDLVLGEVLYEPGDTLRQVYFPTDSIVSLLQVTESGSSAEIAVVGNEGLVGIAVFMGGESTSSRAVVQSAGGAFRLAGHRLKEEFDRHGDLLLLMLRYTQALIAQMSQTGLCNRHHSIDQQLCRWLLLSLDRLQGNQLTMTQELMANMLGVRREGVTEAAGKLQRQGVIEYSRGQIKVLDRPRLERLSCECYSVVKAESDRLLSYTRRHESSVAGTPVRPAPPAHPGNVR